The DNA window GCCCGAGTAGTCGGGCATCCATTACCTGCACTAAGTTGTTGATTTGGTGTGGATTCCCGCTCCCCGCCTTCGCGAGGACAGGCTTCGCGGGAATGACGACTTTTATGGTTTGTGAATTAATCAGGTTATATATTTTAAAAATACCATTAAAAGTCATTTTGAGAGAAGCGAAAAATATTTTTAAATACTCAACATTCCACCCGCAAAAAAGATTTTTCGCTTTGTGCTGTTCAGAATGACATTTAAAGTCGATTTGCTTGGACAGACACTTTAAAAATTAAATCCGCATAAAAATAACGTAATAAACACTAAAAATCAACCCCCTCAGATTTGATTAAATTTTCTACTTTTCCCTTGCATTTTCTAAAGTGATTGTCTATAATTTTGCACGCCATATATTTATTTTTTAAAGTTACGGAGGAATTCATGCCCTTAGAAAAACAATTATCCGTTTTTGTTCAAAATAAGGTAGGAAGCTTAGGAGAGCTTTCCATAGCCCTTGCCAAAGCAAACATCAACATCAAAGCCCTCTCAATCGTGGATGACCTCGATTGGGGAATTGTTAGACTAATCGTGGACGAACCGGAAAAGGCAAAAGAGATTCTCCATAAATTAGGTTTGATGTATGGGGAAGGACAGGTCGTAACGGTTATGTTAGAAAATCACCCCGGCGCCTTGGCCGAGTTAGCCGACAAACTTGGGAAAAAGAAAATAAATATAGAACAGGCTTTTCTCACTACAGCCGGCGACGTAAGTTTGATCGTTTTATCTACGACAGATGATAAAAAAGCAAGTTCTGTGTTAGGCTAACTATTCTTTGGCAATAAGGAAAAAAAAGTGATGGAATCACCTGACCCAAAAATTCTGAAAGAAATTCAACAGCGGTTGGAAAAAGGCGAGCATCTGTGGAGAATCATCGATGGGTACGACTTGACCACCGACCAAAAACTGGAAGTCCTGAGATTATTTGACGATCAAAAGTGGGATTAACCTGGCACTGAAGTGTCAACCACGTGCACTTTCTTTCTAAACACGACCTCATCCGATCTCAAAAAATCATAGAGTTGCTCGGGTGGAAGCGGCCGCTGAAATAAAACCCTTGCATCTCCTCACATTCTACCGATTCCAAAAATTCAATTTGTTCTCTCGTCTCAACACCTTCGGCGATCACACTCATTCGCAAACTCCGGGCTAACCCACAGTCGCGGTCTCCAGCGGCATGGCCTTTATTATCATTGATTCGCTTGAAGCCATCGACGTCGACAAGTAAAACCGCTGCACATTTCGAATACCGCTATGCATGAAAGAGCGCCTGCTGCAAACGGTCGTAAAATAACTGCAGATTGGGTAAGCTGGTCAACGTGTCTTGGTAAGCTAAATGCTGCTCAAGTTTTCTGGCTTTTTCAATCAAGGTTATAGAAATAAAAATTTATACCGTGTCGTCGATTCTCCAAATAAAACCGTCTCTTCCTTCGTTGCGGCAACCTTGAATAGAGCTATTTGTCTTACACTCGGAATCAGTTAGGGAGGAATAATCGTTTTTTTACTTTAAGGAGATCTGTCACCGTTTCCGCATTTAGCGGCCGACTGAAATAAAAGCCTTGAATCTCGTCGCATTGCAAAGATTGTAAGAATGCAATCTGCTCTGATTTTTCAACACCTTCAGCAATGACTTTTAATTCCATGCTATGTGCCAGAACGACAATTGCCGTTGAAATCGCCGTATCGTCACGGTCTGACGGAATGCCGTTCACGAAAGTTCGATCAATCTTAAGTATATCTATCGGAAAACGTTTCAAATAACTCAGCGATGAATAACCTGTACCGAAGTCATCCAATGAAAGAAGAACGCCCATCTTTTTAAGCGCTTGCAGAATTTCGACCGTTGTTTCAATATTGTGCATCACTTCGTTTTCGGTAATTTCCAAGCATAAATTCTTGGGCTGTACCGCGGAGTCATTCAGAATTTGAGCAACCTTTTCAGTAAGATTCTTTTGGCGGAATTGACGAGTTGATAAATTGACCGCTACTCTAATATTGGCAATGCCCTCCCTCTCCCAGTTTTTAATTTGCCGACAGGCGGTCTTCATCATCCATTCATCTATTTCCAAAATGACGCCGGTCTCTTCGGCCAGTGGAATGAACTTATCTGGCGGCACCAAACCGAACTTCTGATGCTGCCAGCGAACCAGCGCCTCAACTCCGGTTATTTCTCCAGTCCGTAAGTCCACCTGAGGCTGGTAATAAGCCACAAGTTCCTCATTTTCAACCGCTTTGCGCAGGCTATTTTCAAGAGTCAGGCGTTCGAAGAATTTTGCATCCATCGAGAGATTATAAACCTGATAATTATTTTTACCCTGCCCCTTGGCTCGATACATGGCGATATCTGCTTTTCTGATCAAGCTCTCGATGTCAGAACCGTCATCCGGATAAATGCTAATTCCGACACTTGCCGTTACGAACAATTCATGTTCTTCGATTTTATAAGGCTGGGAAATCACTTTGAGAATTTTTTGGGCAACGTCCTTGGCATCTTGAGCATGATTAATTTCTAAAAGTACGATGGTAAATTCGTCACCGCCTAAACGGGCGACGGTATCCACCTGCCGAACAGTCGTTTTTAATCTCTTTGCAACAGATTTCAACAATAAGTCGCCGATTCCGTGACCCAGAGTATCGTTAATGCGTTTAAAACCATCCAAATCGAGAAAGAGCAGTGCTGCCAGTTTTCCAGAGCGCTTTGACTGCGCCAACGCTTGCTGCAAACGATCATGAAGCAGGTGACGATTGGGCAGTATGGTTAAGGCGTCGTGATAAGCAAGGTGTCGTTGCAAACGTTTAGATTCTTCCAGTTGCTCGAGCAGGCGGTTTCTTTCAATGGCATAACGAATTGAGCGTTCTAACGTGCTACGATCGATCTGACCTTTTACAAGATAATCTTGGGCTCCTGACTGAAGAGCTTGGGAAGCAAGCTCGTTATCATCTTGTTCTGTCAAAACAATGATCGGTGTATTAGAAGCTTGACTCTCAACTTCGTAAATCGTGTCTAAACCGGTGCAATCCGGCAGATTCAGATCTATTAGAATAACATCAAAGTTATCCTGTTCAAGGTGTTCAACGCAATCCTTAATTCGAACAACATGGTTGAGTTCGTAGGAAATCTCGGTCTCTTCTGCGAAGATTTCGCTGAGATAATCTTCGTAAAAAAGGTCGTCTTCAACTAAGAGAATTTTTATCGGTTCATTAAGCATGCTGGAACGATTGGTTTACATCTAAATAAAACAAAACTGTGTCATTCCCACCAAGACAGATCTTCGCAGGCATAACAGGGGTCGTTTGGATTGAGCCAATGGGTCACGCCGCGGCCTCAACACTTTCCACATCTACCACGATCGGTTCCTGCCCACTTCCATCCATCTGCCAACCTGACTTTAGTAATTCGGTTAACTCACCCGAGGGCACCGGGCGACTAATCAAATATCCTTGCACTTCGTCACATCCGGGTATTAACAAGAATGACAGCTGCTCTTTGGTTTCAACTCCTTCCGCAATGACTTTCAAATCGAGACTGTGAGCTAAAGCTGTGATACCTTTGGTAATCGTTCTGTCTTCCTCATTTTCATTGAGACCCTTCACAAAAGACCGATCGATTTTTAGCATATCCTTTGGCAAACGCTTCAGACAACTCAAAGAAGAGGTGCCGGTACCAAATTGATGCAGGGCAATCTGGACGCCTATATCCTTGAATTTTTTTAATCTTTCAACAGTTTTTTCCACATTCTGCATAGCATCATTTTCGGTTATTTCAAGAACAAGGTATTTTGCTTCTAAGCCAGTTTCCTCTAAAATTCGATTTAAAGTCTGCTGGACTTCCGGTTCACGGAACGTGCGGTCGGACAAATTCACTGACACCCGAATGGCCGGCAGTCCTTCATCCTGCCAACGCTTATTTTGAGCGCAAGCCTGCCGCAGCATCCACTCATCAATTTGTAAAATCAAGCCGGTCTCTTCCGCCAACGGCATGAATTGAGATGGCGGGATCAAACCCAA is part of the candidate division KSB1 bacterium genome and encodes:
- a CDS encoding amino acid-binding protein codes for the protein MPLEKQLSVFVQNKVGSLGELSIALAKANINIKALSIVDDLDWGIVRLIVDEPEKAKEILHKLGLMYGEGQVVTVMLENHPGALAELADKLGKKKINIEQAFLTTAGDVSLIVLSTTDDKKASSVLG
- a CDS encoding EAL domain-containing protein; this encodes MRMSVIAEGVETREQIEFLESVECEEMQGFYFSGRFHPSNSMIF
- a CDS encoding EAL domain-containing protein, with protein sequence MLNEPIKILLVEDDLFYEDYLSEIFAEETEISYELNHVVRIKDCVEHLEQDNFDVILIDLNLPDCTGLDTIYEVESQASNTPIIVLTEQDDNELASQALQSGAQDYLVKGQIDRSTLERSIRYAIERNRLLEQLEESKRLQRHLAYHDALTILPNRHLLHDRLQQALAQSKRSGKLAALLFLDLDGFKRINDTLGHGIGDLLLKSVAKRLKTTVRQVDTVARLGGDEFTIVLLEINHAQDAKDVAQKILKVISQPYKIEEHELFVTASVGISIYPDDGSDIESLIRKADIAMYRAKGQGKNNYQVYNLSMDAKFFERLTLENSLRKAVENEELVAYYQPQVDLRTGEITGVEALVRWQHQKFGLVPPDKFIPLAEETGVILEIDEWMMKTACRQIKNWEREGIANIRVAVNLSTRQFRQKNLTEKVAQILNDSAVQPKNLCLEITENEVMHNIETTVEILQALKKMGVLLSLDDFGTGYSSLSYLKRFPIDILKIDRTFVNGIPSDRDDTAISTAIVVLAHSMELKVIAEGVEKSEQIAFLQSLQCDEIQGFYFSRPLNAETVTDLLKVKKRLFLPN